One segment of Primulina tabacum isolate GXHZ01 chromosome 6, ASM2559414v2, whole genome shotgun sequence DNA contains the following:
- the LOC142548796 gene encoding protein INVOLVED IN DE NOVO 2-like isoform X1, translating to MLCGGNSRNSMEHGSGEESDGNDSEVEETYEELKNGKHQVKISDYVYTCPYCPNKKKKDYLYKELLQHASGIGKCNSAKRTARDKANHVALAKYLENDMGEHSGISKPAVEDDALADHDHDEMFVWPWIGIVANIPTQLKDGRYVGGSGSKLRDQLASKGFNPTRVRPLWNYLGHSGTALVEFVKEWEGFNNAKSFEKFYDANQHGKRNWLAKSETKADLYGWIARADDYNANNIVGETLRKIGDLRTVSNIMEEAARKTNKLVGNLTNVIEAKNMHLIEMESKFNETESSLSQLIMEKDKLHQSYNEEIKKIDSSARDHFKKIFNDHEKLKMLLVNQKRELELRGQELEKRETHNEHERKKLTEDLEKNAVQNCSLQAAAEQQRKFDEEVMILAEEQKKQKENLHNRIILLEKQLNAKQAVELEIEQLRGKLNVIKHMGVEGDLEVLEEVDLLLKSLREKEGELEDLQALNQTLIVQERKSNDELQEARKELINGLKDISSNAHIGVKRMGELDSKPFLEAMKRKYSEAEADERATELCSLWEEYLRDSEWHPLKVVQINGKHQTVINEEDEKLADLKENCGVEVYNAVISALFEINEYNPSGRYIISELWNYEEGRKASLKEGVTFLLNRWRHQKRKKGMD from the exons GTGGAAACTCGAGAAATTCAATGGAGCACGGTTCCGGAGAAGAAAGTGATGGAAACGATTCTGAAGTGGAGGAGACATACGAAGAGCTGAAGAATGGTAAGCACCAGGTTAAAATCTCTGATTACGTGTATACTTGCCCCTATTGTCCtaacaagaagaagaaagacTATCTGTATAAAGAACTCTTGCAACATGCAAGTGGGATTGGCAAGTGCAATTCAGCGAAAAGAACTGCCAGAGACAAGGCCAATCATGTTGCACTGGCAAAGTACTTGGAAAATGACATGGGTGAACATTCTGGTATTTCAAAGCCTGCTGTTGAAGATGATGCCCTCGCAGATCATGACCATGATGAGATGTTTGTCTGGCCATGGATTGGTATAGTTGCCAATATTCCTACTCAATTGAAGGATGGTCGCTATGTTGGAGGGAGCGGGTCTAAGCTGAGGGATCAGTTGGCGAGCAAAGGGTTTAATCCGACTAGAGTGCGACCTCTCTGGAATTATTTAGGACATTCAGGAACCGCTCTTGTTGAATTTGTTAAAGAATGGGAAGGGTTTAACAATGCCAAGTCATTTGAGAAATTTTACGATGCTAATCAACATGGCAAAAGGAATTGGTTGGCAAAAAGTGAAACAAAAGCCGATCTTTATGGATGGATTGCTAGGGCAGATGATTATAATGCTAATAACATTGTTGGAGAAACTCTTCGCAAGATTGGAGACCTCAGAACTGTTTCAAATATCATGGAAGAAGCAGCTCGGAAAACTAACAAGCTTGTAGGTAATTTAACAAATGTTATTGAGGCAAAGAACATGCACTTGATTGAGATGGAGAGTAAGTTCAACGAGACTGAAAGCTCTCTTAGCCAATTAATCATGGAAAAGGATAAGCTACATCAATCTTACAATGAAG AGATAAAAAAGATTGACTCAAGTGCAAGAGATCATTTCAAGAAGATATTCAATGACCACGAAAAGTTAAAGATGCTTTTGGTCAACCAAAAGAGAGAACTTGAACTCCGGGGACAAGAACTAGAGAAACGTGAAACTCATAATGAACATGAGCGGAAAAAGCTTACGGAAGACCTTGAAAAg AATGCAGTGCAAAATTGCTCACTTCAGGCTGCCGCTGAACAGCAaagaaaatttgatgaagaagtGATGATTTTGGCTGAAGAACAGAAG AAACAAAAGGAGAACCTCCATAATAGAATAATTTTGCTGGAGAAACAACTGAATGCAAAACAAGCTGTGGAGCTTGAAATCGAGCAATTAAGAGGTAAATTAAATGTCATAAAACACATGGGGGTGGAAGGCGATCTGGAAGTGCTAGAAGAAGTAGATTTACTTCTCAAGTCCTTGAGGGAAAAGGAAGGAGAACTGGAGGATTTGCAAGCATTGAACCAAACTTTAATTGTGCAGGAGCGCAAGAGCAATGATGAACTACAAGAAGCGCGAAAAGAACTGATCAAC GGCTTGAAAGATATATCATCGAATGCTCATATTGGTGTTAAGAGAATGGGGGAGCTTGACAGCAAACCATTTCTAGAAGCCATGAAGAGAAAGTACAGTGAAGCTGAAGCTGATGAGAGGGCCACAGAATTGTGCTCTCTCTGGGAGGAGTACCTTCGAGATTCTGAATGGCATCCTTTAAAGGTGGTTCAAATTAATGGAAAACATCAG ACAGTGATAAATGAAGAAGATGAAAAGCTAGCAGATCTTAAAGAAAATTGTGGTGTCGAAGTTTACAATGCTGTGATATCTGCCTTATTCGAGATAAACGAATACAATCCGAGCGGGCGATACATTATTTCTGAACTATGGAACTATGAAGAAGGTAGGAAAGCTAGTCTGAAAGAAGGAGTCACTTTTTTATTGAACCGATGGAGGCACCAAAAGCGTAAAAAAGGGATGGATTGA
- the LOC142548795 gene encoding LOW QUALITY PROTEIN: putative phosphoribosylformylglycinamidine synthase, chloroplastic/mitochondrial (The sequence of the model RefSeq protein was modified relative to this genomic sequence to represent the inferred CDS: inserted 1 base in 1 codon) yields the protein MAVACEITAVEFLQGSYRQKLVLPAYSTRQSNRILWGILPKQTPPVRISQTDIGSRHGRSVKFRAVLSRDLSSPVNEESSVVGRISENLLHFYRIPLLTDSATAELLKMVQARVSNQIIGLKTEQCFNIGVDGNLSSEKLSVLKWLLSETYEPENLSNGSFLYEEMNKDSNTLIVEVGPRLSFSTAWSANAVSICQACGLTEINRLERSRRYILYVASGSGLLSDNQIGEFAALVHDRMTECVYSEKLTSFETNIVPEEVRYIPVMERGRKALEEINEEMGLAFDEQDLQYYTKLFRDDIKRNPTNVELFDIAQSNSEHSRHWFFTGKMLIDGQPVGRTLMQIVKSTLLANPSNSVIGFKDNSSAIRGFRVKQLRPIQPGSTCPLDMILCDLDILFTAETHNFPCAVAPYPGAETGAGGRIRDTHATGRGSFVVASTAGYCVGNLHIEGSYAPWEDTSFTYPTNLASPLQILIDASNGASDYGNKFGEPLIQGYTRTFGMRLPNGERREWLKPIMFSGGIGQIDHIHISKGEPEIGMLVXKIGGPAYRIGMGGGAASSMVSGQNDAELDFNAVQRGDAEMGQKLYRVVRACVEMGENNPIISIHDQGAGGNCNVVKEIIYPEGATIDIRAIVVGDHTMSILEIWGAEYQEQDAILVKPESHNLLQSICKRERLSMAVIGTINGEGRIVLVDSLATEKCNSSGLPPPMPAVDLELERVLGDMPQKTFEFHRVKSSWEPLDIAPGITVMDSLKRVLRLPSVASKRFLTTKVDRCVTGLVAQQQTVGPLQITLSDVAVIAQSFTDITGGACSIGEQPVKGLLDPKAMARLAVGEALINLVWAKVTSLSDVKVSGNWMYAAKLDGEGAAMYDAAIALSEVMIELGVAIDGGKDSLSMAAHASGEVVKAPGNLVISTYVTCPDITKTVTPDLKLGDDGILLHIDLAKGKRRLGGSALAQVFDQIGDDCPDLDDVSYLKRVFNGLQNLIDEELISAGHDISDGGLLVSVLEMAFAGNCGICLNLTAPESCSVFHTLYAEELGLLIEVGKGNLDMVLRKLFNFGISAEIIGEVTTSPVVELKIDGIVHLNEKTSVLRDMWEETSFLLEKFQRLASCVELEKQGLKSRQEPSWVLSFTPTRTDEKYRAMASKPKVAVIREEGSNGDREMAAAFCAAGFEPWDISMSDLLDGKIHLRDFRGIVFVGGFSYADVLDSAKGWAASIRFNESVLNQFQEFYNRADTFSLGVCNGCQLMALLGWVPGPKVGGVLGDGGDSSQPRFIHNESGRFECRFTSVKIEKSPALMLKGMEGSTLGVWAAHGEGKAYFPNDDILDSILDSNLAPVRYCDDNGNPTEVYPFNLNGSPLGVAAICSPDGRHLAMMPHPERCFLMWQYPWYPENWNVEKKGPSPWLRMFQNAREWCS from the exons ATGGCTGTTGCTTGTGAAATCACGGCAGTTGAGTTTTTGCAA GGTTCTTATAGGCAAAAACTAGTTTTACCAGCGTATTCTACAAGGCAGAGCAACCGTATTCTCTGGGGCATTTTACCAAAACAAACTCCACCGGTACGAATTTCTCAAACAGATATTGGATCACGGCATGGCCGTTCAGTGAAGTTCAGAGCAGTGCTCTCACGGGATTTAAGCAGTCCAGTTAATGAGGAATCAAGTGTTGTTGGGAGGATATCTGAAAATCTTTTGCACTTCTATCGCATTCCACTGCTTACGGACAGTGCAACTGCCGAGCTGCTCAAAATGGTTCAAGCCAGAGTCTCTAACCAAATAATAGGTTTGAAGACTGAACAATGTTTTAATATTGGGGTAGATGGAAATCTTTCAAGCGAGAAACTTTCAGTGCTTAAGTGGCTTTTGAGTGAAACCTACGAGCCTGAAAATCTCTCTAATGGAAGTTTTCTATATGAAGAGATGAATAAAGACTCTAACACACTTATTGTAGAAGTTGGCCCTCGGTTATCTTTCAGCACTGCATGGTCTGCCAATGCCGTATCGATCTGCCAAGCTTGTGGTTTGACTGAAATAAACAGACTTGAACGATCAAGACGATACATATTGTATGTTGCCTCGGGAAGTGGTTTGCTATCAGACAATCAAATTGGTGAGTTTGCTGCTTTGGTGCATGATAGGATGACTGAGTGTGTGTATAGTGAGAAGCTCACATCTTTTGAGACGAACATAGTACCTGAGGAGGTCCGCTACATACCTGTCATGGAGAGGGGTAGAAAGGCATTAGAAGAAATAAACGAGGAAATGGGTTTGGCCTTTGATGAACAAGATTTGCAGTATTACACTAAGCTTTTTAGGGATGACATTAAACGGAATCCAACGAATGTTGAGTTATTTGATATTGCGCAGTCTAATAGTGAACACAGCAGACACTGGTTTTTTACTGGGAAGATGCTTATAGATGGCCAGCCAGTTGGTAGGACTCTCATGCAAATTGTTAAGAGCACTTTGCTAGCTAATCCAAGTAATTCTGTTATTGGCTTCAAGGACAACTCCAGCGCAATCAGGGGTTTTCGTGTGAAGCAGTTGCGACCAATCCAACCTGGTTCAACATGCCCATTAGACATGATTTTGTGCGACCTTGATATCTTATTTACTGCTGAGACCCACAATTTCCCATGTGCAGTGGCCCCATACCCTGGTGCAGAAACGGGCGCGGGAGGTAGAATTAGGGATACTCATGCAACTGGAAGGGGTTCATTTGTTGTGGCGTCAACAGCTGGCTATTGCGTTGGGAATCTACACATTGAAGGTTCGTATGCTCCATGGGAGGACACATCATTCACTTACCCAACAAACTTGGCTTCGCCCCTTCAAATTCTGATTGATGCCAGTAATGGTGCATCAGACTATGGCAACAAGTTCGGGGAGCCTTTAATTCAGGGTTACACGAGGACTTTTGGAATGAGGCTCCCAAACGGGGAAAGAAGAGAGTGGTTGAAGCCGATCATGTTCAGTGGAGGTATTGGTCAGATTGATCACATCCACATATCGAAAGGGGAGCCTGAAATCGGGATGTTAG GTAAGATTGGAGGGCCAGCCTATCGAATAGGCATGGGTGGTGGTGCTGCATCCAGTATGGTTAGTGGCCAAAATGATGCTGAGCTAGATTTCAATGCCGTACAGCGTGGAGATGCAGAGATGGGCCAAAAGCTTTATCGGGTTGTTCGTGCTTGTGTTGAAATGGGAGAGAACAATCCTATAATCAGTATTCATGATCAGGGTGCTGGTGGAAACTGTAATGTTGTCAAGGAAATAATATATCCAGAGGGTGCTACTATTGATATCAGGGCAATTGTGGTCGGTGACCACACCATGTCGATCTTGGAGATATGGGGAGCGGAGTATCAGGAACAGGATGCAATTTTGGTGAAACCCGAGAGCCACAATCTTTTGCAGTCCATCTGCAAAAGAGAGAGACTCTCAATGGCCGTGATTGGAACAATTAATGGAGAAGGTCGGATTGTTTTAGTTGATAGTTTAGCTACAGAGAAATGTAACTCAAGTGGACTACCTCCACCAATGCCTGCTGTGGACCTCGAACTTGAAAGAGTTCTGGGAGACATGCCCCAGAAGACCTTTGAATTCCATCGGGTCAAGAGTTCTTGGGAGCCACTTGATATTGCTCCTGGGATAACTGTCATGGATTCACTGAAAAGGGTATTGAGACTTCCTTCTGTTGCTTCTAAACGATTCTTGACCACAAAAGTTGACAGGTGTGTTACAGGTCTTGTGGCACAGCAGCAAACTGTGGGTCCCTTGCAAATTACGCTTTCTGATGTTGCGGTAATTGCTCAAAGTTTTACTGACATTACCGGAGGTGCATGCTCAATCGGGGAACAGCCAGTCAAAGGTCTCTTGGATCCAAAAGCCATGGCTCGGCTGGCTGTCGGAGAAGCTCTCATTAATCTTGTGTGGGCTAAGGTCACTTCTCTGTCTGATGTAAAGGTTAGTGGCAATTGGATGTATGCTGCCAAACTTGATGGGGAAGGAGCAGCCATGTATGACGCTGCCATAGCTCTTTCAGAAGTGATGATTGAGCTTGGTGTTGCTATTGATGGAGGAAAGGATAGTCTGTCTATGGCGGCACATGCATCTGGAGAAGTTGTCAAGGCTCCTGGAAATCTTGTTATCAGTACATATGTCACTTGTCCTGACATAACTAAAACCGTGACCCCAGATTTGAAACTTGGTGATGATGGTATTCTTCTACACATTGATCTAGCGAAAGGGAAGCGGCGCCTTGGTGGATCTGCTCTGGCTCAGGTATTTGATCAAATTGGGGATGATTGTCCTGATCTTGACGACGTCTCATACCTTAAAAGAGTTTTTAATGGATTGCAAAACTTGATCGACGAAGAGCTGATATCAGCTGGTCATGATATCAGTGATGGAGGACTTTTAGTAAGTGTGCTTGAGATGGCATTTGCTGGGAACTGTGGTATTTGCTTGAATTTGACTGCACCAGAGAGTTGTAGTGTTTTCCATACACTTTATGCGGAGGAGCTGGGGCTTCTCATTGAGGTAGGAAAAGGGAATCTGGATATGGTGCTGAGAAAGCTATTTAATTTTGGAATTTCTGCTGAGATCATCGGTGAGGTTACTACCTCACCAGTTGTGGAACTTAAGATCGATGGTATCGTTCATTTGAATGAGAAAACATCTGTACTCAGAGACATGTGGGAAGAAACGAGCTTTCTGCTGGAGAAATTCCAAAGATTGGCTTCTTGCGTGGAACTAGAAAAGCAAGGTTTGAAAAGTCGCCAAGAGCCTTCTTGGGTGTTGTCCTTTACTCCTACTCGAACAGATGAGAAATATCGGGCAATGGCTTCAAAACCAAAAGTGGCAGTCATTCGTGAAGAAGGCAGCAACGGGGACAGAGAAATGGCTGCTGCTTTCTGCGCTGCAGGGtttgaaccttgggatatctcaATGTCTGATCTTCTTGACGGTAAAATACATTTGCGTGATTTCAGAGGAATTGTATTTGTTGGAGGATTCAGCTATGCTGATGTGCTTGATTCTGCGAAAGGTTGGGCAGCTTCAATACGGTTCAATGAATCTGTTTTGAATCAGTTTCAAGAATTTTACAACCGTGCAGACACTTTTAGCTTGGGTGTCTGCAATGGTTGCCAGCTTATGGCTCTTTTAGGGTGGGTTCCAGGCCCCAAAGTAGGAGGTGTTCTTGGGGATGGTGGTGATTCATCACAGCCAAGGTTCATACATAATGAATCTGGACGATTTGAGTGTCGTTTCACTAGCGTGAAAATAGAAAAATCACCGGCTTTAATGTTAAAAGGAATGGAAGGTAGTACTTTGGGTGTGTGGGCTGCCCACGGCGAGGGAAAAGCTTATTTCCCcaatgatgatattttggaCAGTATTCTTGACTCAAACTTGGCCCCTGTAAGATATTGCGACGATAATGGAAATCCAACGGAAGTCTATCCTTTCAATCTTAACGGATCACCTTTAGGTGTGGCTGCAATTTGTTCTCCAGATGGAAGGCATCTTGCTATGATGCCTCATCCCGAGCGATGTTTCTTGATGTGGCAGTACCCATGGTACCCCGAGAACTGGAATGTGGAGAAGAAAGGCCCCAGCCCTTGGTTACGGATGTTCCAGAATGCTAGGGAGTGGTGTTCATGA
- the LOC142548796 gene encoding protein INVOLVED IN DE NOVO 2-like isoform X2 — protein sequence MEHGSGEESDGNDSEVEETYEELKNGKHQVKISDYVYTCPYCPNKKKKDYLYKELLQHASGIGKCNSAKRTARDKANHVALAKYLENDMGEHSGISKPAVEDDALADHDHDEMFVWPWIGIVANIPTQLKDGRYVGGSGSKLRDQLASKGFNPTRVRPLWNYLGHSGTALVEFVKEWEGFNNAKSFEKFYDANQHGKRNWLAKSETKADLYGWIARADDYNANNIVGETLRKIGDLRTVSNIMEEAARKTNKLVGNLTNVIEAKNMHLIEMESKFNETESSLSQLIMEKDKLHQSYNEEIKKIDSSARDHFKKIFNDHEKLKMLLVNQKRELELRGQELEKRETHNEHERKKLTEDLEKNAVQNCSLQAAAEQQRKFDEEVMILAEEQKKQKENLHNRIILLEKQLNAKQAVELEIEQLRGKLNVIKHMGVEGDLEVLEEVDLLLKSLREKEGELEDLQALNQTLIVQERKSNDELQEARKELINGLKDISSNAHIGVKRMGELDSKPFLEAMKRKYSEAEADERATELCSLWEEYLRDSEWHPLKVVQINGKHQTVINEEDEKLADLKENCGVEVYNAVISALFEINEYNPSGRYIISELWNYEEGRKASLKEGVTFLLNRWRHQKRKKGMD from the exons ATGGAGCACGGTTCCGGAGAAGAAAGTGATGGAAACGATTCTGAAGTGGAGGAGACATACGAAGAGCTGAAGAATGGTAAGCACCAGGTTAAAATCTCTGATTACGTGTATACTTGCCCCTATTGTCCtaacaagaagaagaaagacTATCTGTATAAAGAACTCTTGCAACATGCAAGTGGGATTGGCAAGTGCAATTCAGCGAAAAGAACTGCCAGAGACAAGGCCAATCATGTTGCACTGGCAAAGTACTTGGAAAATGACATGGGTGAACATTCTGGTATTTCAAAGCCTGCTGTTGAAGATGATGCCCTCGCAGATCATGACCATGATGAGATGTTTGTCTGGCCATGGATTGGTATAGTTGCCAATATTCCTACTCAATTGAAGGATGGTCGCTATGTTGGAGGGAGCGGGTCTAAGCTGAGGGATCAGTTGGCGAGCAAAGGGTTTAATCCGACTAGAGTGCGACCTCTCTGGAATTATTTAGGACATTCAGGAACCGCTCTTGTTGAATTTGTTAAAGAATGGGAAGGGTTTAACAATGCCAAGTCATTTGAGAAATTTTACGATGCTAATCAACATGGCAAAAGGAATTGGTTGGCAAAAAGTGAAACAAAAGCCGATCTTTATGGATGGATTGCTAGGGCAGATGATTATAATGCTAATAACATTGTTGGAGAAACTCTTCGCAAGATTGGAGACCTCAGAACTGTTTCAAATATCATGGAAGAAGCAGCTCGGAAAACTAACAAGCTTGTAGGTAATTTAACAAATGTTATTGAGGCAAAGAACATGCACTTGATTGAGATGGAGAGTAAGTTCAACGAGACTGAAAGCTCTCTTAGCCAATTAATCATGGAAAAGGATAAGCTACATCAATCTTACAATGAAG AGATAAAAAAGATTGACTCAAGTGCAAGAGATCATTTCAAGAAGATATTCAATGACCACGAAAAGTTAAAGATGCTTTTGGTCAACCAAAAGAGAGAACTTGAACTCCGGGGACAAGAACTAGAGAAACGTGAAACTCATAATGAACATGAGCGGAAAAAGCTTACGGAAGACCTTGAAAAg AATGCAGTGCAAAATTGCTCACTTCAGGCTGCCGCTGAACAGCAaagaaaatttgatgaagaagtGATGATTTTGGCTGAAGAACAGAAG AAACAAAAGGAGAACCTCCATAATAGAATAATTTTGCTGGAGAAACAACTGAATGCAAAACAAGCTGTGGAGCTTGAAATCGAGCAATTAAGAGGTAAATTAAATGTCATAAAACACATGGGGGTGGAAGGCGATCTGGAAGTGCTAGAAGAAGTAGATTTACTTCTCAAGTCCTTGAGGGAAAAGGAAGGAGAACTGGAGGATTTGCAAGCATTGAACCAAACTTTAATTGTGCAGGAGCGCAAGAGCAATGATGAACTACAAGAAGCGCGAAAAGAACTGATCAAC GGCTTGAAAGATATATCATCGAATGCTCATATTGGTGTTAAGAGAATGGGGGAGCTTGACAGCAAACCATTTCTAGAAGCCATGAAGAGAAAGTACAGTGAAGCTGAAGCTGATGAGAGGGCCACAGAATTGTGCTCTCTCTGGGAGGAGTACCTTCGAGATTCTGAATGGCATCCTTTAAAGGTGGTTCAAATTAATGGAAAACATCAG ACAGTGATAAATGAAGAAGATGAAAAGCTAGCAGATCTTAAAGAAAATTGTGGTGTCGAAGTTTACAATGCTGTGATATCTGCCTTATTCGAGATAAACGAATACAATCCGAGCGGGCGATACATTATTTCTGAACTATGGAACTATGAAGAAGGTAGGAAAGCTAGTCTGAAAGAAGGAGTCACTTTTTTATTGAACCGATGGAGGCACCAAAAGCGTAAAAAAGGGATGGATTGA